The sequence TTGTGGGACAATCCAAAAAGttgttttgctgcattttttttttattgtgaatagtATTTGTGTAACAATTATGttaaatttcattttatttttttgtaggtttCTGGCTAGTGGTGAAAGTTTTTCCAGTCTTCATTTTCAATTTCGACTAGGGAAATCTACAATATCTTACATTGTTAAAGATACCTGCCGGGCAATTTGGAATCTTCTGCGTGAAGAATTTCTTCCCCATCCTACTTGCCAACAGTGGATCAGCATAGCCGACAAGTTTTATGAGGTGACACAGTTTCCCAATTGTAttggtgcagtggatgggaagcatGTGAGGCTCTTGAAGCCCCCACGTAGTGGATCCTCCTTTTTTAactataaaaagtatttttctgtgatacTAATGGCAATTGTTGATGCAAATTACAAATTTGTGGCTGTTGATATTGGAGCTTTTGGACGAACCAATGACTCACGTgtttttaaaaattctaataTGGGAAAAAGGCTGTACTCCGGAAACTTTGGTATACCAGAGCCCAGGCCTTTACCAGGTACTACAAACCCTGCACTTCCATTTGTTCTAGTTGGAGATGAAGCtttccaaatgtgtggaaatttACTGAAGCCATATGCCAGCCGTGGTCTAGACTATCGCAAAAGAGTGTTCAATTACAGACTGACTCGAGCAAGAAGAATGGTCGAGTGTGCTTTTGGCATATTGACTGCAAAATGGCGAATATTCACTCGTCCAATACAATTGAAAACAGATACTGTGGATGATGTCATAAAAGCATGCGTTGTGTTGCACAATTATGTACTGACCAAAGAGCCTTTGCCTACGGAGCCACTGGCATTAAATCCACCAGGAGATAACATAGAAACTGGCCCAAGATCAACAGTTGCTGTGAGTCGCATGCGCGATCAATTTGCAGAATATTTCATTTCTTCAGCTGGATCTGTGCATTGGCAGGATGAACATATTTGAACAAATATTCTCTATTGTTTGTTACTGTTTGTTTATTAAATATGTACAGTTGAAAGTTGTAATTAGTTATGTacataatagtttattttattgtttcttCTTAATATATTGTTGTTTATTGTTGAGTCAACCATGATGTATCGGTCTACCTACATTTATTGCCTTGGATTCAGCAAAAGGTAAGCCTCTCCAACCATCTCCATATCCCTTGTTTGTCGTTTTGAGTCTTGAAAGTATGAAAACCACTGAcaaagaatatttgaaattataaaagtatttatttagataaatactttttttttaaacatatttttatatttaaataatcatttgcataagtttacaAATAAACTTCCATAAAAGCACGTAGCTCAACACAATGGAACTAGAATTCACATAAGAAAAGGATAAGCTCTACCGTACATGTAGGAATAACAAAATGTCCATTGTGAAAAAGTTGTTCTATCTGTGACTGAAGTGTACACCATTCTCTTGATTGCACATGCTATGTGATAGCATCATCATACCAAGTTCAGAATAATCACACTACAGTATGCACCGCGAGACATGTCTTCCTTGAGCGGGCAAGAAGTTATATGGTGACATGAAACATGCAAATGGAAGTGCACATCATCAGTTATTTCAATGCTGCTATGCACCAAACACAGGGCTACTGTGCATCATCAATATGATGTAGAAAGTGCTAGACTACAGCCATGTGGGTGGCACAACATGCAAAGAATCAGTGTAATCACTGATGGTGTGTCCTCcagtacccctttaaattacatcagcaggtacaatttttttttgacaaaCACCATGTCTCTGAGTGTGTTCAGTCTTGTGCATGAGACATTATATCAAAGAAAATAGTAATGACATATGCCATTTCTATTATTGTATTTGCATTGTTTTCAAGCAAGTGTACAATGGAGGATCACGATAGCGAGACAATAGCAATGGAACAACAACAGGTGGGAGACTGAAAAAGTCATCAGCTTTGTGCAGACCACGCAAGGTGGTGAATAAGTGACAGTATATAGATTTGTGTactgtgtcactcactcacaagtgGTAAACAAGAACtatcatcataatcattgcagtccATTACTGTAAAAGAGTTGAACCAATCTGAGTCTAGTCATGGTAGCTAATCTCTGTGTCTCTGACccatgtgctgatgaatggcatttTTCTCCTTAATATAAGGAAAAAAGACTAGTTGGAAAACTGTAA comes from Bufo gargarizans isolate SCDJY-AF-19 unplaced genomic scaffold, ASM1485885v1 fragScaff_scaffold_782_pilon:::fragment_2:::debris, whole genome shotgun sequence and encodes:
- the LOC122922848 gene encoding protein ALP1-like, which produces MIWKLRKMRMSSMKRRRRYWVHPITSCRMTRGVYSTLYQELRKHPVKFAEYLRVSVASFDDLSQRLRRRLRRKDTKFRRSVTPEERLMVTLRFLASGESFSSLHFQFRLGKSTISYIVKDTCRAIWNLLREEFLPHPTCQQWISIADKFYEVTQFPNCIGAVDGKHVRLLKPPRSGSSFFNYKKYFSVILMAIVDANYKFVAVDIGAFGRTNDSRVFKNSNMGKRLYSGNFGIPEPRPLPGTTNPALPFVLVGDEAFQMCGNLLKPYASRGLDYRKRVFNYRLTRARRMVECAFGILTAKWRIFTRPIQLKTDTVDDVIKACVVLHNYVLTKEPLPTEPLALNPPGDNIETGPRSTVASTMMYRSTYIYCLGFSKRVQSAMIIMLVLENLNVRTRKSNHLPIFSSLYGLLKADKCTIITHISETSLLI